Proteins encoded in a region of the Synechococcus sp. BIOS-U3-1 genome:
- the rpoD gene encoding RNA polymerase sigma factor RpoD has translation MSPAASKSAQPTASSPKTAASKAASTKAAPSIVMLADSKGLPKGVSKQAKPKSKTSTAKSSATKATPKAKTASKTSTAKSATAAKTSAATKTTKGAKTSSQATTAKSSAAAKPTDLDAAADQLLAKTAGNPSASKEEKAKADAKAKVLASIKVGPKGVYTEDSIRVYLQEIGRIRLLRPDEEIELARKIADLLYLEELAAQFESDNGREPDNKEWAALVEMPLIRFRRRLMLGRRAKEKMVQSNLRLVVSIAKKYMNRGLSFQDLIQEGSLGLIRAAEKFDHEKGYKFSTYATWWIRQAITRAIADQSRTIRLPVHLYETISRIKKTTKVLSQEFGRKPTEEEIAESMEMTIEKLRFIAKSAQLPISLETPIGKEEDSRLGDFIEADIENPEQDVAKNLLREDLEGVLATLSPRERDVLRLRYGLDDGRMKTLEEIGQIFDVTRERIRQIEAKALRKLRHPNRNGVLKEYIK, from the coding sequence ATGAGTCCTGCTGCGAGCAAGTCAGCTCAGCCCACGGCTTCATCGCCCAAGACTGCTGCTTCCAAAGCGGCGTCTACCAAGGCGGCTCCATCCATCGTGATGCTGGCGGATTCCAAAGGATTACCCAAGGGTGTGAGCAAGCAGGCCAAGCCGAAGTCAAAAACGTCAACGGCAAAGTCCTCTGCCACGAAGGCCACTCCGAAAGCGAAAACGGCCTCCAAGACCAGCACAGCCAAAAGCGCGACAGCAGCTAAGACCTCAGCAGCAACAAAGACAACGAAGGGCGCAAAAACCTCTTCGCAGGCAACCACAGCCAAGAGCTCAGCCGCTGCCAAGCCGACTGATCTTGATGCCGCCGCTGATCAATTGCTGGCCAAGACCGCCGGCAACCCTTCCGCAAGCAAGGAGGAGAAAGCCAAGGCAGACGCCAAAGCCAAGGTGCTGGCGAGCATCAAGGTTGGCCCGAAAGGCGTCTACACCGAAGATTCCATCAGGGTTTACCTGCAGGAGATTGGCAGAATCCGCCTGCTACGCCCAGACGAAGAAATCGAACTGGCTAGAAAGATCGCCGATCTTCTCTACCTCGAGGAACTGGCCGCCCAGTTCGAGAGTGACAACGGCCGCGAACCCGACAACAAGGAATGGGCAGCGCTGGTGGAGATGCCGCTGATTCGTTTCCGCCGCCGACTGATGCTCGGCCGTCGGGCCAAGGAAAAAATGGTTCAGTCGAATCTTCGCTTGGTGGTGTCGATCGCCAAGAAATACATGAATCGGGGCCTGAGCTTCCAGGACCTCATTCAGGAAGGCAGTCTCGGCCTGATTCGTGCCGCGGAGAAATTCGACCACGAGAAGGGCTACAAATTCTCCACCTACGCCACTTGGTGGATTCGCCAAGCGATTACGCGGGCCATCGCTGATCAGAGTCGAACGATTCGCCTCCCTGTTCACCTCTACGAGACCATTTCTCGCATCAAGAAGACCACCAAAGTGCTCAGCCAGGAGTTTGGCCGCAAACCGACGGAAGAAGAGATCGCCGAATCAATGGAAATGACCATTGAAAAGCTGCGCTTCATCGCCAAGAGTGCCCAGCTGCCGATCTCCCTTGAAACCCCAATCGGCAAAGAAGAGGATTCCCGTCTCGGCGATTTCATCGAAGCAGACATCGAGAATCCCGAGCAGGACGTGGCCAAAAATCTCCTCCGTGAGGATCTGGAAGGAGTGCTGGCGACCCTCAGCCCGAGGGAGCGAGATGTGCTCCGACTTCGCTACGGCCTTGACGATGGACGCATGAAGACGCTCGAGGAAATCGGTCAGATCTTCGATGTCACCCGTGAGCGAATCCGTCAAATCGAAGCCAAGGCATTGCGCAAGCTTCGTCATCCCAACCGGAACGGGGTGTTGAAGGAATACATCAAGTGA
- the priA gene encoding replication restart helicase PriA, which translates to MSATPVNQSSSPPAAQSVSEVDVWLEAGRDGRTFSYCDSQSLGVGLGDLVAVRLRGRRLQGLVTGCRSIKTTVNSVDSDVVRLNPVEELVQRAAVDPSWRSWLDAMAALCHTSAFRMLKAALPPGWLGQKPCSAPALRQLWWVERLDAADRSSRPKASRQSALLAELERRGGGAWQRDLLAEGFQAGTVKSLEGKGLISRQRKSETGGTESGRATAFASELESPRALTDEQQTVVNRFQALPEGGELLLWGITGSGKTEVYLQLAAAELAAGRHVLLLTPEIGLIPQLVDRCRQRFGGRVLEYHSGCTSRERVRTWRRCLESGDPVVVVGTRSAVFLPLRPLGLLVLDEEHDNSYKQDSPMPCYHARVMASERVRRQGGRLLLGSATPSLESWSRLQPQGPLVLARLCSRISSQPLPPVRIIDMRHELAEGNKRLISRALMDRLAQLPEKGEQAVVLVPRRGYSTFLSCRSCGEVVMCPHCDVPLTVHGSRGAQQWLRCHWCDHRAAITPSCTSCGSLAFKPFGAGTQRVLERLGEELSDLRLLRFDRDTTGGRDGHRRLLAQFAEGEADVLVGTQMLAKGMDLPRVTLAAVLAADGLLHRPDLRAGEQCLQLLLQLAGRAGRAEKPGEVLVQTYSPDHPVIRHLVDGRYERFLEEESTLRREAGLVPFARACLIRLSGQSASDTATAGTLLAERIRAGCAAAGWQLLGPAPAPVARVAGRSRWQLLLHGPKDSEIPLPPGTGLWEGLPKDVSLAVDPDPLQL; encoded by the coding sequence ATGTCGGCAACCCCTGTCAATCAATCCTCCAGTCCTCCTGCCGCGCAGTCGGTTTCGGAAGTTGATGTCTGGCTGGAGGCCGGTCGTGACGGGCGTACTTTCAGCTATTGCGACAGCCAGAGTCTCGGAGTGGGACTGGGGGATCTTGTGGCGGTTCGTCTGCGAGGCCGACGGCTACAGGGGTTGGTCACGGGCTGCAGATCGATCAAAACAACGGTGAACTCTGTTGACAGCGATGTTGTTCGGCTCAACCCTGTTGAAGAACTGGTTCAGCGTGCTGCAGTCGACCCATCCTGGCGATCATGGCTGGATGCCATGGCCGCCCTTTGCCATACCAGTGCCTTTCGCATGCTCAAAGCGGCTTTGCCGCCGGGATGGCTGGGCCAGAAGCCTTGTTCTGCGCCTGCGTTGCGCCAGCTCTGGTGGGTTGAGCGGCTTGATGCTGCTGATCGCTCCTCCAGGCCAAAGGCCAGCAGGCAGAGCGCACTGTTAGCGGAGCTCGAACGTAGAGGCGGTGGCGCTTGGCAGCGTGACCTTCTGGCGGAGGGTTTTCAAGCGGGCACTGTGAAGAGCCTGGAAGGCAAGGGCCTGATCAGCCGACAACGCAAATCGGAGACCGGTGGCACTGAATCAGGCCGGGCGACGGCCTTTGCTAGCGAGCTGGAGTCACCGCGAGCGCTGACCGATGAGCAACAAACGGTGGTCAATCGGTTTCAAGCACTCCCTGAGGGTGGAGAACTGCTGCTTTGGGGCATCACTGGTTCTGGCAAGACTGAGGTTTATTTACAGCTGGCAGCTGCAGAGTTGGCGGCTGGCCGACACGTTCTGCTACTCACTCCGGAGATCGGCCTGATTCCCCAGCTCGTGGATCGTTGTCGCCAGCGTTTCGGAGGGCGAGTTCTCGAGTACCACAGCGGTTGCACCTCCCGTGAGCGGGTTCGCACTTGGCGTCGCTGTCTCGAGAGCGGCGATCCCGTGGTGGTCGTTGGCACGCGCTCCGCTGTGTTTCTTCCTCTGCGCCCGCTGGGCCTGCTGGTGCTGGATGAGGAACACGACAACTCTTACAAGCAAGACTCACCCATGCCCTGCTACCACGCAAGGGTCATGGCTTCAGAGCGGGTGAGGCGGCAGGGCGGCCGTCTCCTGCTTGGCAGCGCGACACCTTCGCTTGAGAGCTGGAGTCGGCTCCAACCTCAAGGTCCTCTGGTTCTCGCCCGGCTGTGCTCGCGAATCTCCAGCCAGCCGCTGCCACCCGTCCGGATCATCGATATGCGCCATGAACTGGCTGAGGGCAATAAACGCTTGATCAGTCGCGCTCTGATGGACCGGTTGGCACAGCTTCCGGAGAAAGGGGAACAGGCTGTCGTGCTGGTTCCAAGACGTGGATACAGCACATTTTTGAGCTGTCGCAGCTGCGGAGAGGTGGTGATGTGCCCTCACTGCGACGTTCCTCTCACGGTTCATGGCAGTCGGGGAGCGCAGCAGTGGCTGCGCTGTCATTGGTGTGACCATCGAGCGGCCATCACACCCTCATGCACATCCTGCGGTTCCCTCGCATTCAAGCCTTTTGGAGCAGGCACTCAACGGGTGTTGGAGCGTCTTGGCGAGGAGCTCAGTGATCTGCGCCTGCTGCGGTTTGATCGGGACACCACAGGAGGTCGTGATGGTCACCGCAGACTGCTCGCCCAGTTTGCGGAGGGCGAGGCCGATGTGCTGGTCGGAACGCAGATGCTGGCCAAAGGGATGGACCTGCCACGCGTGACTCTGGCAGCGGTGCTTGCCGCAGATGGTCTTCTGCATCGACCTGACCTGAGGGCTGGTGAGCAGTGCCTGCAACTGCTGCTTCAACTGGCTGGCCGCGCAGGGCGCGCTGAGAAGCCCGGTGAGGTGCTTGTCCAGACTTACAGCCCTGACCACCCTGTGATCCGACACCTGGTGGATGGTCGCTATGAACGTTTTCTGGAGGAGGAATCGACCCTGCGCCGTGAAGCCGGACTGGTGCCCTTCGCGCGGGCCTGTCTGATTCGCCTTTCGGGTCAGTCCGCGAGCGATACAGCGACTGCTGGAACCTTGCTGGCTGAACGGATTCGTGCAGGCTGTGCCGCTGCAGGCTGGCAACTGCTGGGTCCTGCTCCTGCGCCTGTGGCTCGGGTGGCGGGCCGCAGTCGCTGGCAGTTACTTCTGCATGGTCCGAAGGACAGTGAGATCCCCTTGCCTCCCGGCACCGGCCTTTGGGAAGGGCTGCCAAAAGACGTTTCCCTTGCGGTTGACCCCGATCCTTTGCAGTTGTGA